Proteins encoded together in one Mycobacterium noviomagense window:
- a CDS encoding DUF4177 domain-containing protein: MTQPTAWEYVTVPLLTHATKQILDQWGADGWELVSVLPGPTGEQHVAYLKRPK; this comes from the coding sequence ATGACGCAACCGACCGCATGGGAGTACGTCACCGTTCCACTGCTGACACACGCCACCAAACAAATCCTCGACCAGTGGGGCGCCGACGGGTGGGAGCTGGTGTCGGTGCTGCCCGGGCCGACCGGCGAGCAGCACGTCGCCTATCTGAAGCGCCCTAAGTGA
- a CDS encoding NUDIX hydrolase: MREAPVSAAVSLTPDVGPAWLRPLVDNIDHVPAAARRRLPADVLAMVTAAKATAKLRGDGRDAAVLVLFSGPESGPADGGVPDDADLLLTVRASTLRHHAGQAAFPGGASDPGDDGPVATALREAREETGIDTSRLHPLATMEKTFIAPSGFHVVPVLAYSPDPGPVAVVNEAETAVVARVPVRAFINPANRLMVYRSSLHRRFAGPAFLLNEMLVWGFTGQVISAMLDVAGWAQPWDTTDVRELDEAMALVGGEDGAVR; this comes from the coding sequence GTGAGGGAGGCGCCGGTGAGCGCAGCGGTTTCGCTGACGCCTGACGTCGGCCCGGCCTGGCTGCGCCCGCTAGTCGACAACATCGATCACGTTCCGGCAGCGGCTCGGCGCCGGCTGCCCGCCGACGTGCTGGCCATGGTGACCGCCGCCAAGGCGACGGCGAAGCTGCGCGGCGACGGCCGCGACGCGGCGGTGCTGGTGCTGTTCTCCGGGCCGGAGTCTGGACCGGCCGACGGCGGTGTTCCCGACGACGCCGACCTGCTGTTGACGGTGCGTGCCTCCACCTTGCGCCACCACGCGGGCCAGGCGGCATTCCCCGGCGGCGCATCCGATCCCGGTGACGACGGGCCGGTCGCGACCGCCCTGCGGGAGGCGCGGGAAGAGACCGGTATCGACACCAGCCGGCTTCATCCGCTGGCGACGATGGAGAAGACCTTTATCGCGCCGTCGGGTTTCCACGTCGTCCCCGTGTTGGCCTACTCACCGGATCCGGGACCGGTGGCCGTGGTGAACGAGGCCGAAACCGCGGTTGTGGCACGGGTTCCGGTGCGCGCCTTCATCAACCCGGCCAACCGGCTCATGGTCTATCGCAGTTCCTTGCACCGCCGCTTCGCCGGACCGGCGTTTCTGTTGAACGAGATGCTGGTTTGGGGATTCACTGGCCAGGTGATTTCGGCGATGCTCGACGTGGCGGGCTGGGCGCAGCCGTGGGACACCACCGATGTGCGGGAGCTGGACGAGGCGATGGCGTTGGTCGGTGGTGAAGACGGGGCAGTGCGATGA
- a CDS encoding RidA family protein, protein MTASARLQELGVTLPEVARPLASYVPAVRTGNLVFTAGQLPMQAGKLAATGKVGVQVSPEQADALARISALNALAAIHSLVGIDAVTRVVKLVGFVASAPGFHGQPGVVNGASELLCEVFGDNGAHARSAVGVSELPLDAPVEIELVVEVG, encoded by the coding sequence GTGACCGCCTCCGCCCGGCTCCAAGAGCTCGGCGTCACGCTCCCGGAAGTGGCGCGGCCGTTGGCTTCATATGTCCCGGCGGTGCGCACCGGCAACCTGGTCTTCACGGCAGGGCAGCTGCCGATGCAGGCCGGAAAACTGGCGGCGACCGGCAAGGTCGGCGTCCAGGTCAGCCCCGAGCAAGCCGACGCGCTGGCACGGATCTCTGCGCTCAACGCGCTGGCGGCAATACATTCGCTGGTCGGCATCGACGCGGTGACCCGAGTGGTCAAGCTGGTCGGGTTCGTCGCGTCGGCGCCCGGATTCCATGGCCAACCCGGCGTGGTCAACGGCGCTTCGGAGCTGCTGTGCGAAGTCTTCGGTGATAACGGCGCGCACGCGCGCTCGGCGGTCGGCGTCTCGGAGCTGCCGCTAGACGCGCCGGTGGAAATCGAGTTGGTGGTCGAGGTCGGGTGA
- a CDS encoding ArsA-related P-loop ATPase, whose protein sequence is MVASTPSGGRSLGWPSRLERARLHFVTGKGGTGKSTIAAALALTLASGGRKVLLVEVEGRQGIAQLFDVPPLPYQEVKIATAEHGGQVNALAIDIEAAFLEYLDMFYNLGIAGRAMRRIGAIEFATTIAPGLRDVLLTGKIKESVVRVDKNRQPVYDAVVVDSPPTGRIARFLDVTKAVADLAKGGPVYSQSEGVVRLLHSDQTAIHLVTLLEALPIQETLEAIDELSALNLPIGSVIVNRNIPSYLEPDDLAKAAEGVIDADAVRTGLARAGIHLNDADFAGLLTETIQHAIRITARAESAEQLDELNVPRLELPTIADGVDLGSLYELSESLARQGVR, encoded by the coding sequence GTGGTGGCGAGCACACCAAGCGGCGGGCGTTCACTCGGCTGGCCATCGCGGCTGGAGAGGGCGCGATTGCACTTCGTGACCGGTAAGGGCGGTACGGGCAAGTCGACGATTGCCGCGGCGCTGGCGTTGACGCTGGCTTCCGGCGGGCGCAAGGTTCTTTTGGTGGAAGTCGAAGGGCGGCAAGGCATTGCGCAACTGTTCGACGTTCCGCCGCTGCCTTACCAGGAGGTCAAGATCGCGACCGCCGAACACGGCGGCCAAGTCAACGCGCTCGCGATCGACATCGAGGCCGCGTTCCTGGAATACCTCGACATGTTCTACAACCTCGGCATCGCCGGCCGGGCGATGCGACGCATCGGGGCCATCGAGTTCGCGACGACGATCGCGCCCGGTCTGCGCGACGTGCTGCTCACCGGCAAGATCAAGGAGTCGGTGGTTCGGGTCGACAAGAATCGCCAGCCGGTCTATGACGCGGTCGTCGTCGACTCGCCGCCCACCGGGCGCATCGCGCGATTCCTCGACGTCACCAAGGCCGTCGCCGATCTCGCCAAAGGCGGCCCGGTGTATTCGCAAAGTGAGGGTGTGGTGCGGCTGCTGCACTCCGATCAGACCGCGATCCATCTGGTGACATTGCTCGAAGCGCTGCCGATCCAGGAAACGTTGGAGGCGATCGACGAACTGAGCGCACTGAACTTGCCCATCGGCAGCGTGATCGTCAACCGCAACATTCCGTCCTACCTCGAGCCCGACGACCTGGCCAAGGCGGCCGAGGGCGTTATCGACGCCGACGCGGTACGCACCGGTTTGGCCCGAGCCGGAATCCATTTGAACGACGCCGACTTCGCCGGCTTGCTCACCGAAACCATCCAGCATGCCATCCGGATCACCGCGCGCGCCGAAAGCGCAGAGCAACTCGACGAACTCAACGTGCCCCGGTTGGAGTTGCCCACCATCGCCGACGGGGTCGATCTCGGCAGTCTGTACGAACTGTCGGAAAGCCTTGCCAGACAGGGGGTTCGATGA
- a CDS encoding alpha/beta fold hydrolase, protein MAPPDPSVTRIDGPWRHLDVHANGIRFHVVEATPTDSDPTTPPSARPLVILLHGFASFWWSWRHQLRGLSGARIVAVDLRGYGGSDKPPRGYDGWTLAGDTAGLIRALGHSSATLVGHADGGLVCWATSVLHPRLVRAIAVVSSPHPAALRRSVLTDRDQALALLPTLLRYQVPIWPERALTRHNADEVERLVRSRACAKWLASEDFSETIGHLRLAIQIPSAAHSALEYQRWAVRSQLRDEGRRFMRSMKRPAGIPILHLRGDADPYVLADPVERTQRYVPHGRYVSVGSVGHFGHEEAPEEVNRHLMRFLEQVHGPRVR, encoded by the coding sequence ATGGCGCCACCGGATCCGTCGGTAACCCGTATCGACGGGCCATGGCGCCATCTCGACGTGCACGCCAACGGCATCCGGTTCCACGTTGTCGAGGCAACCCCGACTGATTCCGATCCGACTACGCCGCCGTCGGCGCGGCCACTGGTCATCCTGCTGCACGGGTTCGCGTCGTTCTGGTGGTCCTGGCGTCATCAGCTGCGCGGGTTGAGCGGAGCGCGCATCGTCGCGGTCGACCTGCGCGGCTACGGGGGCAGCGACAAGCCGCCTCGCGGCTATGACGGCTGGACGCTCGCCGGCGACACCGCGGGACTGATCCGCGCGCTCGGGCATTCGTCGGCGACACTGGTCGGTCACGCTGACGGAGGACTGGTGTGCTGGGCGACCTCGGTGCTGCATCCGCGGCTGGTGCGTGCCATCGCGGTAGTCAGCTCACCGCATCCCGCGGCGCTGCGCAGATCGGTGCTGACCGACCGGGATCAGGCTCTTGCCCTGTTGCCGACACTGCTGCGCTACCAGGTGCCGATATGGCCCGAGCGTGCGCTGACACGACACAACGCCGACGAAGTGGAACGGCTGGTCCGCAGCCGGGCCTGCGCTAAATGGCTTGCCTCAGAAGACTTTTCCGAGACAATCGGCCATCTGCGGCTGGCGATCCAGATTCCGTCTGCGGCGCACTCGGCGCTGGAATATCAGCGCTGGGCGGTGCGCAGCCAGCTGCGCGACGAGGGCAGGCGGTTCATGAGGTCGATGAAACGGCCGGCCGGCATCCCTATCTTGCACCTGCGCGGCGACGCCGATCCTTACGTGCTGGCCGACCCGGTGGAACGCACACAGCGCTACGTCCCGCATGGCCGTTACGTATCTGTCGGCAGCGTAGGGCATTTCGGTCATGAAGAGGCACCGGAGGAAGTCAACCGGCACCTGATGCGGTTTCTCGAGCAGGTGCACGGACCCCGGGTCAGGTGA
- the nth gene encoding endonuclease III, translating to MNRKLAEAFPHVYCELDFTTPLELTVATILSAQSTDKRVNLTTPALFKKYRAALDYAQADREELENLIRPTGFYRNKASSLIRLGQELVERFDGEVPATMEELVSLPGIGRKTANVILGNAFGVPGITVDTHFLRLTRRWRWTTETDPVKVEHAVGELIERREWTDLSHRVIFHGRRVCHARKPACGVCVLATDCPSYGTGPTEPPVAAALVQGPEKEHLLALAGL from the coding sequence ATGAATCGCAAACTGGCAGAAGCGTTTCCGCATGTGTATTGCGAATTGGATTTCACCACACCGCTTGAGCTGACCGTAGCCACGATCTTGTCCGCCCAGAGCACCGACAAGCGGGTGAACCTGACGACGCCGGCGCTGTTCAAGAAATACCGAGCCGCGCTGGACTACGCGCAAGCGGATCGCGAAGAACTGGAAAACCTCATCCGCCCCACTGGTTTCTACCGCAACAAAGCGTCGTCGCTGATCCGGCTCGGCCAAGAGCTGGTCGAGCGGTTCGACGGCGAGGTCCCGGCCACCATGGAGGAGCTGGTGTCGCTACCGGGCATCGGCCGCAAAACCGCGAACGTGATCCTGGGCAACGCGTTCGGCGTCCCCGGGATCACCGTCGACACCCACTTCCTGCGGTTGACGCGACGGTGGCGCTGGACCACCGAAACCGATCCGGTCAAGGTCGAGCACGCCGTCGGCGAGCTCATCGAGCGCCGCGAGTGGACCGACCTGAGTCACCGGGTGATCTTTCACGGCCGCCGGGTGTGCCACGCCCGCAAACCCGCGTGCGGAGTTTGCGTGCTGGCCACGGACTGTCCGTCGTACGGGACCGGGCCCACCGAGCCACCGGTAGCGGCCGCGCTGGTCCAAGGCCCCGAAAAAGAGCATCTATTGGCGCTCGCGGGCCTGTAG
- the crp gene encoding cAMP-activated global transcriptional regulator CRP, with the protein MDEILARAGIFQGVEPSAVAALTKQLQPVDFPRGHTIFAEGEPGDRLYIIISGKVKIGRRSPDGRENLLTIMGPSDMFGELSIFDPGPRTSSATTITEVRAVSMDRDALRSWIADRPEIAEQLLRVLARRLRRTNNNLADLIFTDVPGRVAKQLLQLAQRFGTQEGGAMRVTHDLTQEEIAQLVGASRETVNKALADFAHRGWIRLEGKSVLISDSERLARRAR; encoded by the coding sequence GTGGACGAGATCCTGGCGAGGGCCGGAATCTTCCAGGGGGTCGAACCCAGCGCCGTCGCCGCGCTGACCAAACAACTGCAGCCTGTTGACTTCCCCCGCGGACACACGATTTTCGCGGAGGGGGAGCCGGGCGATCGGCTGTACATCATCATTTCCGGAAAGGTGAAAATCGGCCGGCGCTCACCCGACGGCCGGGAGAATCTGCTGACGATCATGGGCCCGTCGGACATGTTCGGCGAATTGTCGATCTTCGACCCCGGGCCACGGACCTCCAGCGCGACCACCATCACCGAGGTGCGGGCAGTGTCGATGGACCGCGACGCGCTGCGGTCCTGGATCGCCGATCGCCCCGAGATCGCCGAACAGCTGCTGCGGGTGCTGGCCCGGCGGCTGCGGCGCACCAACAACAACCTGGCCGACCTGATCTTCACCGATGTGCCGGGCCGCGTCGCCAAGCAGCTGCTGCAGCTGGCCCAGCGGTTCGGCACGCAGGAAGGCGGGGCGATGCGGGTCACCCACGACCTGACCCAGGAGGAGATCGCCCAGCTGGTGGGCGCCTCACGCGAGACCGTGAACAAGGCGCTGGCCGATTTCGCCCACCGCGGCTGGATTCGCCTGGAGGGCAAGAGTGTGCTGATCTCCGACTCGGAGAGACTGGCCCGCCGAGCGAGGTAA
- a CDS encoding IS110 family RNA-guided transposase gives MEVIHPRCAGIDVSKKDAKVCVRVQGRGRRGTSTTVSTWGSTTGEILALREHLLAERVSCVVIESTSDYWKPFYYLLEGQLNVMLVNAKAARNVPGRKTDVSDAAWLADLGAHGLLRASFVPPEPIRVLRDLTRARTTITRARTKEIQRLEKLLEDTGIKLSAVASNIVGVSGRAMLEALIAGQRDSVVLADLAKQRMRQKIPALTEALRGRFTEHHAFMVRLYLDRIDAHTADIARLDARIEEAIAPFRPIRELLMSIPGWSRLVADVFIAETGADMSVFPTAAHLASWAGVVPGCDESAGRVKSGATRPGNRHLKAALGVAALSAARTKDTYYSIRYRRIAGRRRAAQSRRDKTAGMSIAGQIALVSIEHKMLTDAWNMLTNGAFYRDPGPDYYTRHQPGKAKARAIKQLESLGYKVTLEPPTQAA, from the coding sequence ATGGAGGTGATCCATCCGCGGTGCGCGGGCATTGATGTGTCGAAGAAAGACGCGAAGGTCTGCGTTCGGGTTCAGGGCCGAGGGCGGCGTGGCACGTCGACAACGGTCAGTACGTGGGGGTCGACCACCGGCGAGATCCTGGCGTTACGCGAGCATCTGCTCGCTGAGCGGGTCTCCTGTGTGGTGATCGAATCCACCTCCGATTACTGGAAGCCGTTTTACTACCTACTCGAAGGCCAGCTGAACGTGATGCTGGTCAATGCCAAGGCGGCGCGCAATGTGCCCGGGCGCAAGACCGATGTCTCGGATGCGGCGTGGCTGGCCGATCTGGGCGCCCACGGGCTGCTGCGCGCCTCGTTTGTGCCGCCGGAGCCGATTCGGGTGTTACGCGATCTGACCCGGGCTCGCACCACCATCACCCGGGCGCGCACCAAAGAGATTCAGCGGCTGGAGAAGCTGCTCGAAGACACCGGAATCAAACTCTCCGCGGTGGCCTCCAACATCGTCGGAGTCTCCGGGCGGGCAATGCTAGAAGCGCTGATCGCCGGCCAACGCGATTCGGTGGTCCTCGCTGATCTGGCCAAACAACGGATGCGTCAAAAGATCCCAGCGCTCACCGAGGCGCTGCGCGGACGGTTCACCGAGCATCACGCCTTTATGGTGCGGTTGTATTTGGATCGCATCGATGCCCACACCGCCGATATCGCCCGCCTGGATGCACGCATCGAGGAGGCGATCGCTCCCTTTCGACCCATCCGGGAGTTGCTGATGAGCATCCCGGGCTGGTCGCGGCTGGTGGCCGATGTGTTCATCGCCGAAACCGGTGCGGACATGAGCGTATTTCCCACCGCCGCGCACCTGGCGTCGTGGGCCGGGGTGGTGCCGGGCTGCGACGAGTCAGCAGGCCGGGTCAAATCGGGCGCCACCCGCCCGGGCAACCGTCACCTTAAAGCCGCGCTCGGCGTGGCAGCCCTGTCGGCCGCTCGCACCAAAGACACCTACTACAGCATCCGCTACCGGCGCATCGCCGGCCGGCGCCGGGCCGCCCAATCGCGCAGAGACAAAACCGCCGGTATGTCGATCGCCGGCCAGATCGCCCTAGTCTCCATCGAACACAAGATGCTCACCGACGCCTGGAACATGCTGACCAACGGCGCCTTCTACCGCGATCCCGGCCCCGACTACTACACCCGACACCAGCCCGGCAAAGCCAAGGCACGAGCCATCAAGCAATTGGAGAGCCTGGGATACAAAGTCACCCTCGAGCCACCCACCCAAGCCGCCTAA
- the marP gene encoding acid resistance serine protease MarP, translating into MTPSQWLDIAVLAVAFIAAVSGWRSGALGSLLSFVGVMLGAVAGVLLAPHIVAHISAPRAKLFAALFLILALVVVGEIAGVVLGRAVRGAIRSRPIRFFDSVVGVALQLVVVLVAAWLLATPLTQSKDQPALAAAVRGSRVLAQVNQVAPNWLKTVPKRMSSLLNTSGLPAVLEPFSRTPVVAVATPDAALANNPVVAATQPSVVKVRAIAPSCQKVLEGSGFVLSPQRVMTNAHVVAGANNVTINANGTPYDATVVSYDPSVDIAILAVPNLPAGPLAFADGAAKTGTDAVVMGYPGGGDFVATPARIREVIELSGPDIYRNATVTRQVYTIRASVEQGNSGGPLIDLNGNVLGVVFGAAVDDPDTGFVLTAKEVAGQLARIGDTQAVGTGSCVT; encoded by the coding sequence ATGACGCCGTCGCAGTGGCTGGACATCGCCGTGCTGGCGGTCGCGTTCATCGCCGCCGTCTCGGGCTGGCGCTCGGGTGCGTTGGGCTCGCTGCTGTCGTTCGTCGGCGTCATGCTGGGCGCGGTCGCCGGTGTGCTGCTGGCCCCGCACATCGTCGCGCATATCAGCGCCCCACGCGCCAAGCTGTTCGCCGCGCTGTTTTTGATCCTGGCCTTGGTCGTGGTCGGCGAGATTGCCGGTGTGGTGCTGGGCCGCGCGGTGCGCGGCGCCATCCGCAGCCGCCCGATCCGGTTCTTCGACTCCGTCGTGGGAGTGGCGCTGCAGCTGGTGGTGGTGCTGGTCGCGGCCTGGCTGCTGGCCACACCGCTGACCCAGTCGAAGGACCAGCCCGCCTTGGCCGCCGCGGTCCGCGGTTCGCGGGTGCTGGCTCAGGTCAACCAAGTCGCACCCAACTGGCTCAAGACGGTGCCCAAGCGGATGTCGTCGCTGCTCAACACCTCCGGGCTGCCCGCGGTGCTGGAACCGTTCAGCCGCACCCCGGTCGTCGCGGTCGCGACACCGGACGCCGCACTGGCCAACAACCCGGTGGTCGCCGCCACCCAGCCAAGTGTGGTCAAGGTGCGCGCCATCGCGCCGAGCTGCCAGAAAGTGTTGGAGGGCAGCGGGTTTGTGCTTTCTCCACAGCGAGTGATGACCAACGCTCACGTGGTGGCCGGCGCGAACAACGTCACCATCAACGCCAACGGCACCCCCTATGACGCCACCGTGGTGTCCTATGACCCGTCGGTCGACATCGCGATCCTCGCCGTGCCCAACCTGCCGGCCGGGCCGTTGGCGTTCGCCGACGGCGCCGCGAAAACCGGTACCGACGCGGTGGTGATGGGTTATCCCGGGGGCGGTGACTTCGTGGCAACCCCGGCCAGGATCCGGGAAGTCATCGAGCTCAGCGGTCCCGACATCTACCGCAACGCGACAGTCACTCGCCAGGTGTACACAATCAGAGCCAGTGTGGAGCAAGGGAATTCGGGTGGACCGCTGATTGACCTCAACGGCAACGTGCTCGGCGTCGTTTTCGGCGCCGCTGTCGACGACCCCGACACCGGTTTTGTGTTGACGGCCAAAGAGGTGGCAGGCCAACTCGCCAGGATCGGCGACACTCAGGCGGTCGGCACCGGCTCCTGCGTCACCTGA
- a CDS encoding phage holin family protein, whose protein sequence is MSKGDRKNSGTDGQRKGGVPSTLTTIPLTDPHASAGEPSIGNLVKEATTQVSTLVRAEIELARAEITRDVKKGLTGSVFFISALVVLFYSTFFFFFFVAELLNTWLWRWLSYLIVFGIMVVVTAVLALFGYLKVRRIRGPRQTIESVKETRTALTPGHDKAEPRALNAPQGGTPADPSGW, encoded by the coding sequence GTGAGCAAGGGCGATCGTAAGAACTCCGGGACCGATGGTCAGCGTAAGGGTGGGGTGCCGAGCACGCTGACCACGATTCCCTTGACGGATCCACACGCCAGCGCCGGCGAGCCATCGATCGGCAACCTCGTAAAAGAGGCGACCACCCAGGTGTCGACGCTGGTTCGCGCTGAGATCGAGCTGGCCCGGGCCGAGATCACCCGCGACGTCAAAAAGGGCCTCACCGGAAGCGTCTTTTTCATCTCGGCACTGGTGGTGCTGTTTTACTCGACCTTCTTTTTCTTCTTCTTCGTTGCTGAGCTGCTCAACACCTGGCTGTGGCGGTGGCTTTCCTATCTGATCGTGTTCGGGATCATGGTCGTCGTCACCGCAGTGCTCGCGCTGTTCGGGTACCTGAAGGTCCGTCGCATTCGCGGGCCGCGCCAGACAATCGAATCGGTCAAGGAGACGCGCACCGCTTTGACGCCCGGCCACGACAAAGCCGAGCCCCGGGCGTTGAATGCGCCCCAAGGCGGGACGCCCGCCGATCCATCGGGTTGGTAG
- a CDS encoding TlpA family protein disulfide reductase, whose protein sequence is MRALADRSTRWTIAILVVVAALIAALVLALRHSSSPPESFSPASGPPSVGREHRDADTPEALAGPRQRAALPPCPTGTGDPGAVPLHGVVVECAADGSVVDAVRALTGRRVVLNLWAYWCGPCATELPAMAEYQHRVGSAVTVVTVHQDENETAALLRLAELGVRLPTFQDGRRRVAAALRVPNVMPATVVLRPDGSVAQTLPRAFSSADEIAAAVGAT, encoded by the coding sequence ATGCGCGCGCTTGCCGACCGGAGCACCCGCTGGACCATCGCGATCCTCGTGGTGGTGGCGGCGCTGATCGCGGCCCTGGTGCTCGCGCTGCGCCACAGCTCGTCACCGCCCGAGAGCTTTTCGCCGGCCTCTGGACCGCCGAGCGTCGGCCGCGAACACCGTGACGCCGACACTCCGGAGGCGCTGGCCGGGCCTCGGCAGCGCGCCGCGCTGCCGCCGTGCCCTACCGGCACCGGCGATCCGGGAGCGGTTCCGTTGCACGGGGTGGTGGTGGAATGCGCAGCGGACGGCTCCGTCGTCGATGCCGTGCGAGCGCTCACCGGGCGCCGGGTCGTGTTGAACCTGTGGGCGTACTGGTGTGGTCCCTGCGCGACCGAACTGCCTGCCATGGCCGAATACCAACATCGAGTCGGATCGGCTGTGACGGTGGTGACGGTGCATCAGGACGAGAACGAGACGGCCGCGTTGCTGCGCTTGGCTGAGCTGGGTGTGCGGCTGCCGACGTTCCAGGACGGCCGCCGCCGGGTCGCTGCGGCGCTGCGGGTTCCAAACGTGATGCCCGCGACGGTGGTACTGCGCCCGGACGGTAGCGTTGCGCAGACGCTGCCGCGAGCCTTCTCCAGTGCCGACGAGATCGCGGCTGCGGTCGGAGCGACGTGA
- a CDS encoding MBL fold metallo-hydrolase yields MTVDALTHPAYGRLRPVTETASVLLADNPGLLTLEGTNTWVLRGPGSDELVIVDPGPDDDEHIARVAALGRIALVLISHRHGDHTDGIDKLVDATGAVVRAVGSGFLRGLGGRLTDGDVIDAAGLTITVMSTPGHTADSLSFVLDDAVLTGDTVLGRGTTVIDTEDGDLGDYLESLQRLQALGRRTVLPGHGHELPDLASVASEYLAHREQRLDQVRSALADLGDDATARQIVEHVYTDVSEELWDAAEWSVQAQLNYLRTQ; encoded by the coding sequence GTGACCGTCGATGCGCTGACCCACCCCGCCTACGGCCGGCTGCGGCCGGTCACCGAGACGGCGTCGGTGCTGCTGGCCGACAACCCCGGACTGCTGACGCTGGAAGGCACCAACACCTGGGTGCTGCGCGGTCCGGGCAGCGACGAGTTGGTGATCGTCGATCCCGGTCCCGACGACGACGAGCACATCGCCCGGGTGGCCGCGCTGGGCCGCATTGCGCTGGTGCTGATCAGCCATCGCCATGGCGATCACACCGACGGCATCGACAAGCTGGTCGACGCGACTGGCGCCGTGGTGCGCGCGGTGGGCAGCGGGTTTCTGCGCGGGCTCGGCGGGCGTTTGACCGACGGCGACGTGATCGATGCCGCCGGGCTGACGATCACGGTGATGTCCACACCGGGACATACCGCCGATTCGCTGTCGTTCGTGCTCGACGACGCCGTGCTGACCGGTGACACCGTGCTGGGCCGCGGCACCACCGTCATCGACACCGAAGACGGCGACCTCGGTGACTATCTCGAGTCTTTACAGCGGCTGCAGGCGCTGGGGCGGCGTACCGTGCTGCCGGGTCACGGGCACGAGCTGCCCGACCTGGCCTCCGTCGCATCGGAATACCTGGCCCACCGCGAACAGCGATTGGACCAGGTTCGTTCGGCGCTAGCCGATCTCGGCGACGACGCCACCGCGCGTCAGATCGTCGAACACGTCTATACCGACGTCAGCGAGGAACTCTGGGACGCCGCCGAATGGTCCGTCCAAGCGCAGCTGAACTACTTGCGGACTCAGTAG
- a CDS encoding S1 family peptidase: MHSAHRRVMAAMVAMALLLLAAPAATSRAADDRVPLGGGAPIVVNGDSMCTLTAIGTDNTGALTGFTSAHCGGPGAVVAAEAAQDRGTLGTMVAGNDNLDYAVIHFDPAKVAPVANFNNFPINGIGPDPAAGQVVCKQGRTTGESCGVTFGPGQDPGTIVAQLCGQPGDSGGPVTANGMLVGMIHGAFSENLPGCITKYIPLHTPAVVVSINAVLADLAAKGRPGAGFVPVGTASAT; the protein is encoded by the coding sequence TTGCACAGCGCGCACCGCCGTGTCATGGCGGCGATGGTGGCCATGGCCCTGCTACTGTTGGCCGCCCCGGCCGCGACAAGCAGAGCTGCAGACGACAGGGTTCCGCTCGGCGGGGGCGCGCCTATTGTCGTCAACGGCGATTCGATGTGCACTCTGACCGCCATCGGCACCGACAACACCGGCGCACTGACCGGCTTCACCTCCGCGCACTGCGGCGGGCCCGGCGCCGTGGTCGCCGCCGAGGCGGCCCAGGATCGCGGCACGCTGGGCACCATGGTGGCCGGCAACGACAACCTCGACTACGCGGTCATCCATTTCGATCCGGCGAAGGTGGCGCCGGTGGCGAACTTCAACAACTTTCCGATCAACGGCATAGGACCGGATCCGGCGGCTGGTCAGGTCGTCTGCAAACAGGGCCGCACCACGGGCGAATCATGCGGTGTCACGTTCGGCCCGGGCCAAGATCCCGGCACCATCGTGGCCCAGCTATGCGGCCAGCCCGGCGACTCAGGCGGACCGGTCACAGCCAACGGCATGCTGGTCGGGATGATCCACGGTGCGTTCAGCGAAAACCTGCCGGGCTGCATCACCAAATACATTCCGCTGCATACTCCGGCCGTCGTGGTGTCGATCAACGCGGTGCTGGCCGATCTTGCCGCCAAGGGCCGGCCGGGCGCCGGTTTCGTCCCAGTCGGGACCGCTTCTGCTACTTAG